From a region of the Megalops cyprinoides isolate fMegCyp1 chromosome 13, fMegCyp1.pri, whole genome shotgun sequence genome:
- the tradd gene encoding tumor necrosis factor receptor type 1-associated DEATH domain protein yields MEKNAGKKMTTNSTPVQNGAWAGCVFLFLRSACPHFDLLAAYKDPDRKFNLFKVIRLTLSDAAGGLDGYEILKLHDADPQLGVEVKFVDEAACRRFLESYGTGSVQQFFVQHVGRVLPGPDELVVDTQLKAGDNILDFCLDDQDLCLHHIHHLQPDRLQDDEVSRLEQQLRTLALADRSPSNSGPPSAIKQEVPVVPDNCFLFQKRMFDDRQLTSADHQRFATNVGRDWKKVGRTLQKTCRALKGPAIDNLAYEYEREGLYEQAYQLLSRFIQAEGKGARLGRLIAALEENKLIGLAEIMLGIQPKE; encoded by the exons ATGGAGAAGAATGCTGGAAAG aaaatgaccaCGAATAGCACTCCAGTGCAGAACGGCGCCTGGGCAggctgtgtgttcctgtttcTGCGCTCTGCATGTCCTCATTTTGACCTGCTTGCTGCCTATAAGGACCCGGACAGGAAATTCAACCTTTTCAAAGTCATCAGGCTAACGCTGTCAG ACGCTGCAGGTGGCCTGGATGGCTATGAGATCCTGAAGCTGCACGATGCTGACCCCCAGCTGGGGGTGGAGGTGAAGTTTGTGGACGAGGCCGCATGCCGAAGGTTTCTGGAGAGCTACGGCACCGGCTCCGTGCAGCAGTTCTTTGTTCAGCACGTCGGACGGGTTCTGCCTGGCCCGGATGAGCTGGTGGTGGACACCCAGCTGAAGGCTGGAGACAACATCCTTGACTTCTGCTTGGACGACCAGGACCTCTGTCTACATCACATCCATCACTTACAG CCGGACCGTCTGCAGGATGATGAGGTCTCCcggctggagcagcagctgcggACCTTGGCGTTGGCCGACCGGAGCCCCTCCAACTCCGGACCGCCTTCTGCCATTAAACAGGAAGTTCCCGTGGTGCCAGATaactgcttcctgtttcagaaGAGAATGTTTG ATGACCGCCAGCTGACGTCGGCCGACCACCAGCGATTCGCCACCAATGTGGGGCGGGACTGGAAGAAGGTGGGACGAACCCTGCAGAAGACCTGCCGTGCCCTCAAGGGTCCCGCCATCGACAACCTGGCGTACGAGTATGAGCGGGAGGGGCTGTACGAGCAGGCCTATCAGCTGCTGAGCCGCTTCATCCAGGCGGAGGGCAAGGGGGCCCGTCTCGGCCGGCTCATCGCCGCCCTGGAGGAGAACAAACTCATCGGCCTCGCAGAGATCATGCTGGGCATCCAGCCAAAGGAGTGA